A single region of the Hyphomonas adhaerens MHS-3 genome encodes:
- a CDS encoding Flp family type IVb pilin, with amino-acid sequence MRAARELFQTFLGNENGATAIEYALIAGMICLAIVGGATAVGTTTNDSFTKAADGFPD; translated from the coding sequence ATGAGAGCCGCACGTGAACTGTTTCAGACGTTTCTCGGCAACGAGAATGGCGCAACTGCCATCGAATACGCTCTGATTGCCGGCATGATCTGCCTGGCGATTGTTGGCGGGGCGACGGCTGTCGGAACGACGACCAATGACTCTTTCACCAAGGCTGCAGACGGCTTCCCGGACTGA